The Thiomonas sp. FB-Cd genome includes a window with the following:
- the gap gene encoding type I glyceraldehyde-3-phosphate dehydrogenase codes for MTIRVAINGFGRIGRMAFRAAAKEAEFADVEIVGINDLLEPEYLAYMLQYDSVHGRFQGDIAVEGNHLVVNGKKIRLTAERDPANLKWGEVGADVVIEATGFFLTLDTCQKHIDAGAKKVVQSAPSKDETPMFVYGVNHAKYAGERIVSAASCTTNCLAPVAKVLNDSFGIKRGLMSTVHAATATQKTVDGPSSKDWRGGRGILENIIPSSTGAAKAVGRVIPELNKKLTGMAFRVPTSDVSVVDLTVELNKEASYDAICAAMKAASEGSLKGVLGYTDEKVVSTDFRGCSMPSIFDAEAGIALDSTFVKVVSWYDNEYGYTCNMMRFVKHVASN; via the coding sequence ATGACCATCCGTGTAGCCATCAATGGTTTTGGCCGTATCGGCCGAATGGCGTTCCGCGCCGCGGCGAAAGAGGCTGAGTTCGCCGATGTGGAAATCGTCGGCATCAATGATCTGCTGGAACCTGAATACCTGGCCTACATGCTGCAGTACGACTCGGTGCATGGTCGTTTTCAAGGTGATATCGCCGTTGAGGGAAACCATCTGGTGGTCAATGGCAAGAAGATCCGTTTGACTGCCGAGCGCGACCCAGCCAACCTGAAGTGGGGCGAGGTGGGGGCTGACGTCGTCATCGAAGCCACAGGATTTTTCCTCACGCTCGATACCTGCCAGAAGCACATTGACGCCGGCGCCAAGAAGGTGGTGCAGTCCGCGCCATCGAAAGATGAAACGCCGATGTTTGTCTATGGAGTGAACCACGCGAAGTATGCCGGCGAGCGCATCGTCTCTGCTGCATCGTGCACCACCAACTGCCTTGCGCCGGTCGCGAAGGTCCTGAACGACAGCTTCGGCATCAAGCGCGGCCTCATGAGCACCGTGCACGCCGCAACCGCCACGCAAAAGACCGTGGATGGTCCCTCAAGCAAGGACTGGCGTGGAGGGCGTGGCATCCTGGAAAACATCATTCCCTCCAGCACCGGCGCGGCCAAGGCCGTCGGCAGGGTTATCCCCGAGCTCAACAAAAAGCTCACAGGCATGGCCTTTCGGGTGCCAACCTCTGACGTGTCGGTCGTGGACCTGACGGTCGAGCTGAACAAGGAAGCCAGCTATGACGCAATCTGCGCCGCGATGAAAGCGGCGTCGGAAGGCTCACTCAAGGGGGTTCTCGGCTATACGGACGAGAAAGTGGTCTCAACGGATTTCCGCGGCTGCTCGATGCCTTCCATTTTCGACGCCGAGGCCGGCATTGCGCTGGACTCCACCTTCGTCAAGGTTGTGTCCTGGTACGACAACGAGTATGGCTATACCTGCAACATGATGCGGTTTGTCAAACACGTCGCCTCCAACTGA
- a CDS encoding phosphoglycerate kinase produces the protein MHILTFEEVCKRGFAQDKRVFIRADLNVPLSATGEITEDTRVRASVPAIQMALHAGAAVMVTSHLGRPTEGEFKPEDSLAPVARRLSELLGRPVPLVSNWVDGGFQVYPGDVVLLENCRLNKGEKKNDDALAQKMAKLCDIFVHDAFGTAHRAEASTYGIAKYAPIACAGPLLAAEIDAINRALANPARPLMAIVAGSKVSTKLTILQSLADKVDGLIVGGGIANTFMLACGLPIGKSLAEPDLLDEARQVIEKMKARGAEVPIPEDVVVAKQFSATAEATVKAAHDVAADDLILDIGPKTAAKLAHKLTAAGTIVWNGPVGVFEFDAFSNGTKTLAQAVATSKGFSIAGGGDTLAAIAKYDIADKIGYISTGGGAFLEVLEGKTLPAFEILQQRSRMPLS, from the coding sequence ATGCATATCCTGACCTTCGAAGAAGTCTGCAAGCGCGGGTTCGCGCAGGACAAGCGCGTCTTCATACGCGCGGATCTGAACGTACCGCTCAGCGCCACAGGTGAAATTACCGAGGACACGCGGGTGCGGGCCTCGGTGCCGGCCATTCAGATGGCGCTCCATGCCGGCGCCGCCGTCATGGTCACGTCGCACCTCGGGCGGCCCACCGAGGGTGAATTCAAGCCCGAAGATTCGCTCGCGCCGGTGGCGCGCCGCTTGTCCGAGTTGCTTGGACGCCCGGTGCCGCTGGTGAGCAATTGGGTGGATGGTGGCTTTCAGGTGTATCCCGGCGACGTCGTGTTGCTTGAAAACTGCAGGCTCAACAAGGGCGAGAAGAAGAACGATGATGCGCTTGCGCAGAAGATGGCCAAGCTTTGTGACATCTTCGTGCACGATGCCTTCGGCACTGCGCATCGTGCCGAGGCCAGCACATACGGGATCGCGAAATATGCGCCCATTGCCTGCGCAGGTCCGCTTCTGGCCGCTGAGATCGATGCCATCAATCGCGCGCTGGCCAATCCTGCGCGCCCGCTGATGGCCATCGTCGCCGGCTCCAAGGTGTCGACCAAGCTCACCATCCTGCAGAGCCTGGCTGACAAGGTCGACGGTCTGATCGTCGGCGGCGGCATCGCCAACACGTTCATGCTCGCTTGTGGCCTGCCTATCGGCAAGAGCCTGGCCGAGCCTGACTTGCTGGACGAGGCCCGTCAGGTCATCGAGAAGATGAAGGCGCGCGGCGCCGAAGTGCCGATTCCTGAGGACGTTGTCGTGGCCAAGCAGTTCAGCGCCACCGCGGAAGCCACCGTGAAAGCGGCCCACGACGTGGCTGCCGATGACCTGATCTTGGATATCGGCCCCAAGACCGCCGCCAAACTGGCCCACAAGCTCACGGCTGCGGGCACCATCGTCTGGAACGGTCCGGTGGGTGTGTTTGAGTTTGATGCATTCTCCAACGGTACCAAAACGCTGGCCCAGGCTGTCGCGACGAGCAAGGGCTTTTCCATCGCCGGCGGCGGCGATACGTTGGCCGCGATTGCCAAGTACGACATTGCCGACAAAATCGGCTACATCTCCACCGGAGGCGGCGCGTTCCTGGAAGTTCTGGAAGGCAAGACACTGCCCGCCTTCGAGATCCTTCAGCAGCGCTCGCGCATGCCCCTGTCCTGA
- the fba gene encoding class II fructose-bisphosphate aldolase (catalyzes the reversible aldol condensation of dihydroxyacetonephosphate and glyceraldehyde 3-phosphate in the Calvin cycle, glycolysis, and/or gluconeogenesis), with amino-acid sequence MALISLRQLLDHAAEHSYGVPAFNVNNLEQMRAIMEAAAETDSPVIVQASAGARKYAGAPFLRHLILAAIEEFPDIPVCMHQDHGTSPAVCQRSIQLGFSSVMMDGSLGEDGKTPTSYEYNIDVTRRTVEMAHACGVSVEGELGCLGSLETGTAGEEDGIGAEGVLDHSQLLTDPEEAADFVKKTRVDALAIAIGTSHGAYKFTRPPTGDILAIGRIKEIHARIPNTHLVMHGSSSVPQEWLKVINTFGGDMGETYGVPVEEIVEGIKHGVRKVNIDTDLRMASTGATRQFLAQHPKEFDPRKFLIASTKAMKDICKARYEAFGTAGNASKIKPLSLEAMVKRYDKGELDPKVK; translated from the coding sequence ATGGCCCTCATTTCCCTGCGTCAACTGCTCGACCACGCGGCCGAGCACAGCTACGGCGTCCCTGCCTTCAACGTCAACAACCTCGAGCAGATGCGCGCCATCATGGAAGCCGCTGCCGAGACCGACTCGCCGGTGATCGTCCAGGCTTCCGCTGGCGCACGCAAGTACGCCGGCGCCCCCTTTCTGCGCCACCTCATCCTGGCCGCGATCGAGGAGTTTCCCGATATTCCCGTGTGCATGCATCAGGATCACGGAACCAGCCCGGCCGTGTGCCAACGCTCGATCCAGCTCGGCTTTTCTTCCGTGATGATGGATGGTTCGCTGGGCGAAGACGGGAAAACGCCGACGAGCTATGAATACAACATCGACGTCACGCGCCGCACGGTCGAAATGGCGCACGCCTGTGGCGTGTCCGTCGAAGGCGAGCTCGGCTGCCTTGGCTCGCTGGAAACGGGAACCGCTGGTGAGGAGGATGGCATCGGCGCCGAAGGTGTGCTCGATCACAGCCAGCTGCTGACCGACCCCGAGGAGGCGGCCGACTTCGTCAAGAAGACCCGCGTGGATGCGCTGGCCATCGCGATTGGCACCAGTCATGGGGCATACAAGTTCACCCGCCCGCCCACTGGTGACATTCTGGCGATTGGCCGCATCAAGGAAATTCACGCGCGCATTCCCAACACCCATCTGGTGATGCATGGCTCATCCTCCGTGCCGCAGGAATGGCTCAAGGTCATCAACACTTTCGGCGGCGACATGGGCGAGACGTATGGCGTGCCCGTCGAAGAGATCGTCGAGGGCATCAAACACGGCGTGCGCAAGGTCAATATCGACACCGATCTGCGCATGGCATCGACCGGGGCTACGCGCCAGTTCCTGGCCCAGCATCCCAAGGAGTTCGATCCCCGCAAATTCCTGATTGCCTCGACCAAGGCCATGAAGGACATCTGCAAGGCGCGTTATGAAGCCTTCGGCACGGCAGGCAACGCCTCGAAAATCAAGCCACTGAGCCTGGAAGCCATGGTCAAGCGCTACGACAAGGGCGAGCTCGACCCCAAGGTGAAATAA
- a CDS encoding thioredoxin family protein yields MAATADPLQRGFAAPDFALPGIDGRTWSVNELRGPKGLLVMFICNHCPYVKAVAARIKRDTDALRARGVHAVAINSNDTIAYPEDSFDNMKLFAAQHGFGFPYLFDETQGVARAFGAVCTPDFFGFNADLKLEYRGQLDASRRQTAAPDARRDLFEAMKLIAATGHGPEEQYPSIGCSIKWKEAG; encoded by the coding sequence ATGGCTGCAACTGCCGATCCTTTGCAGCGCGGGTTTGCCGCGCCCGACTTCGCGCTTCCCGGCATCGATGGCCGAACCTGGAGCGTAAACGAGCTGCGGGGCCCAAAGGGCCTGCTTGTGATGTTCATCTGCAACCACTGTCCTTACGTGAAGGCCGTGGCGGCGCGCATCAAACGCGATACCGATGCGCTGCGCGCACGGGGCGTGCACGCGGTGGCCATCAACAGTAACGACACCATTGCATACCCCGAGGACTCGTTCGACAACATGAAGCTGTTCGCCGCCCAGCATGGCTTTGGCTTTCCGTATTTGTTCGACGAAACACAGGGCGTGGCACGCGCTTTTGGTGCAGTGTGTACTCCGGATTTTTTTGGGTTCAACGCCGATCTCAAACTGGAGTACCGAGGGCAGCTGGATGCCTCGCGCAGGCAGACCGCTGCGCCCGATGCGCGGCGCGATCTGTTTGAGGCGATGAAGTTGATCGCTGCGACCGGGCATGGGCCCGAGGAGCAGTACCCCAGCATCGGCTGTTCCATTAAGTGGAAGGAGGCAGGCTGA
- a CDS encoding HAD family hydrolase, translating into MKCKRQALIFDVDGTLAETERDGHRVAFNQAFAEAGLQWHWDVTTYGRLLAITGGKERMLHYWQSIDPQGARHPQAITTVAELHRRKTAHYVRLVGEGAIRLRPGVRRLLNEARGAGLRLAIATTTTPENVEALLGATLGRDASSLFEVIGAGDIVPRKKPDPAIYNWVLEQMHLEPGQCLAFEDSRNGWLAARGAGLDTIVTTGAYTAEESFEGALAHLDGLGEPGEPATGHAHEAAWSGVVDLDALGAWVQTRA; encoded by the coding sequence ATGAAATGCAAGCGCCAGGCGCTGATCTTTGACGTCGACGGCACCTTGGCCGAGACGGAGCGTGACGGTCACCGGGTCGCCTTCAATCAGGCCTTCGCGGAAGCGGGGCTGCAATGGCACTGGGACGTGACGACCTATGGACGGCTGCTCGCGATCACCGGTGGCAAGGAGCGCATGCTGCACTACTGGCAGAGCATCGATCCACAGGGCGCCCGGCATCCGCAGGCGATCACGACGGTGGCCGAATTGCACCGCCGCAAGACTGCACACTATGTGCGCCTTGTCGGCGAGGGCGCCATCCGTCTGCGCCCCGGCGTTCGCCGCCTCCTCAACGAAGCTCGCGGTGCCGGCCTGCGGCTGGCCATTGCCACGACGACCACGCCGGAGAACGTCGAGGCCTTGCTCGGCGCGACCCTGGGCAGGGATGCGTCGTCGCTATTTGAGGTCATTGGCGCTGGCGATATCGTCCCCCGCAAGAAGCCGGACCCAGCCATCTACAACTGGGTTCTGGAGCAAATGCACCTTGAGCCAGGTCAATGCCTGGCCTTCGAAGACTCGCGCAATGGCTGGCTGGCGGCACGCGGGGCAGGTTTGGACACGATTGTGACCACGGGCGCATACACGGCAGAGGAGTCCTTTGAAGGGGCGCTGGCGCATTTGGATGGGTTGGGTGAGCCCGGGGAGCCCGCGACCGGGCATGCGCACGAGGCAGCGTGGAGCGGCGTGGTCGATCTTGATGCGTTGGGCGCCTGGGTCCAAACCCGGGCCTGA